The Amaranthus tricolor cultivar Red isolate AtriRed21 chromosome 6, ASM2621246v1, whole genome shotgun sequence genome has a segment encoding these proteins:
- the LOC130815851 gene encoding uncharacterized protein LOC130815851 isoform X2, with protein MWWIAYRFSSMMHEVWGRQKIKVSLRQDVSSIWFLCKQEASLVDITNQACALFNPTEVAGTRAQEHPHQKGRTGGGSNSSWSIYKFFIFCFSVCIAAYYLLLLYLPRHLVSYKIIRLLGCLLEQSIL; from the exons ATGTGGTGGATTGCATATAG GTTTTCTTCAATGATGCATGAAGTTTGGGGTAGACAAAAGATCAAGGTTTCTTTGAG ACAAGATGTCTCTTCTATCTGGTTTTTATGTAAGCAG GAAGCATCATTAGTAGACATAACTAATCAAGCTTGTGCTCTTTTTAATCCGACTGAG GTTGCAGGTACAAGAGCACAAGAGCACCCACATCAGAAGGGAAGGACAGGAGGCGGCAGCAATAGTAGCTGGTCCATATACAAGTTTTTTATATTCTGTTTCAGTGTTTGTATAGCTGcatattatttgttattgttgtatTTGCCACgtcatttagttagttacaaGATTATTAGGTTGTTAGGATGTTTGTTAGAACAATCAATCTTGtaa
- the LOC130815851 gene encoding uncharacterized protein LOC130815851 isoform X3 produces MDCMFSSMMHEVWGRQKIKVSLRQDVSSIWFLCKQEASLVDITNQACALFNPTEVAGTRAQEHPHQKGRTGGGSNSSWSIYKFFIFCFSVCIAAYYLLLLYLPRHLVSYKIIRLLGCLLEQSIL; encoded by the exons ATGGATTGCAT GTTTTCTTCAATGATGCATGAAGTTTGGGGTAGACAAAAGATCAAGGTTTCTTTGAG ACAAGATGTCTCTTCTATCTGGTTTTTATGTAAGCAG GAAGCATCATTAGTAGACATAACTAATCAAGCTTGTGCTCTTTTTAATCCGACTGAG GTTGCAGGTACAAGAGCACAAGAGCACCCACATCAGAAGGGAAGGACAGGAGGCGGCAGCAATAGTAGCTGGTCCATATACAAGTTTTTTATATTCTGTTTCAGTGTTTGTATAGCTGcatattatttgttattgttgtatTTGCCACgtcatttagttagttacaaGATTATTAGGTTGTTAGGATGTTTGTTAGAACAATCAATCTTGtaa
- the LOC130815851 gene encoding uncharacterized protein LOC130815851 isoform X1 has product MLFSYYFCRFSSMMHEVWGRQKIKVSLRQDVSSIWFLCKQEASLVDITNQACALFNPTEVAGTRAQEHPHQKGRTGGGSNSSWSIYKFFIFCFSVCIAAYYLLLLYLPRHLVSYKIIRLLGCLLEQSIL; this is encoded by the exons ATGTTGTTTTCTTATTACTTTTGCAGGTTTTCTTCAATGATGCATGAAGTTTGGGGTAGACAAAAGATCAAGGTTTCTTTGAG ACAAGATGTCTCTTCTATCTGGTTTTTATGTAAGCAG GAAGCATCATTAGTAGACATAACTAATCAAGCTTGTGCTCTTTTTAATCCGACTGAG GTTGCAGGTACAAGAGCACAAGAGCACCCACATCAGAAGGGAAGGACAGGAGGCGGCAGCAATAGTAGCTGGTCCATATACAAGTTTTTTATATTCTGTTTCAGTGTTTGTATAGCTGcatattatttgttattgttgtatTTGCCACgtcatttagttagttacaaGATTATTAGGTTGTTAGGATGTTTGTTAGAACAATCAATCTTGtaa
- the LOC130815851 gene encoding uncharacterized protein LOC130815851 isoform X4: MMHEVWGRQKIKVSLRQDVSSIWFLCKQEASLVDITNQACALFNPTEVAGTRAQEHPHQKGRTGGGSNSSWSIYKFFIFCFSVCIAAYYLLLLYLPRHLVSYKIIRLLGCLLEQSIL; this comes from the exons ATGATGCATGAAGTTTGGGGTAGACAAAAGATCAAGGTTTCTTTGAG ACAAGATGTCTCTTCTATCTGGTTTTTATGTAAGCAG GAAGCATCATTAGTAGACATAACTAATCAAGCTTGTGCTCTTTTTAATCCGACTGAG GTTGCAGGTACAAGAGCACAAGAGCACCCACATCAGAAGGGAAGGACAGGAGGCGGCAGCAATAGTAGCTGGTCCATATACAAGTTTTTTATATTCTGTTTCAGTGTTTGTATAGCTGcatattatttgttattgttgtatTTGCCACgtcatttagttagttacaaGATTATTAGGTTGTTAGGATGTTTGTTAGAACAATCAATCTTGtaa